The nucleotide sequence GCTACCTCGCCGGGCAGTAAAAATTATATGCGGAGACCGACTCATCGTCAAAGAAAACCCATCCGCATCGAGCCCTCGCCTGTATATGCGCTCGGCCCTATCCTTCCAGAAGGTGGCAGGGGAACGGCGAAGCTTCCCCTCTTTCCCCCTCGCTGGATTCAACCGGACCCCCCTTGCTTCGGCAGCGGCCAGCTGTTCCAGGAACGCCATCAACTGCACCCGCAGGTCATCAAAGGTCGGCCTCAACTCCTCCACTCCAGCTCGAAACCATAAGTGTGGCGGAAAAGATGGCGGAAGCGGAGGTAATCCGCCAGACGGGCGGCCAGCCCCTGATCCATCACCGCAGGGCGAATCGTCCCCCATGGATTCATCATGCGTTGCAGCAGATACGTAGGCCAATGAGGACCCACGGGGAGATCCTTATCCACTCGCACCGCGATGCGTTCAAAGATGCGCTCCACCCCCGAATAGAAGTCATGCAATAAGCTCCCAATGCTTCGCATGGCGAATTCATCGGGCTCGCCGGATAACCGGCTCCAGAAGATCTCCAGGCTGCGGATCAGGCGCTCCAGATTCGCCAGCTCCAATTCGATCTCCTGGCTCAGCGCATCCAGGGGATCCTCAGGCATCCTGTTTTCCTCCAGAATCCGGGATCGCCAATGAGGGGGCACGTTCTCCAGGCTGACCCGATGAAGCGCTATCCCCTCCGGAAGGAGATCCCAGCACGCCCGCAAAGCCTCAACGTATCGCTCGGGCGCCAGGCCTTCCACAGCGATGTCGATGTCCGAACGCTCATGCCACGGGCTCTGCCCGGCCAGGGAGCCGAAAAGCACAGCCCGCTGGACACCGAAACGGGCCCTTAACAACTCGATGCAGGCCATGGCCGCCTTCCAGGCGGCTGCCCGCCGGGCCTCCGCATCGCCCTCGCCTCGCATGGATCCTGTCCCCCTGTTCGCGAAGGAGCCGCCCGCCTTCGAGCCCATCGAGAGGAGGCCTCTGGCTTCCTCCAGCCGCTATGGTCGGCCTTAACTGAGTTCCTCCCAGTCGATCTTCGGCAGCCCGTAAAGGCCGGCCTTGAGAACCTTCAGGGAGAGCAGGGCGCACTTGATGCGAGCCGGCCCCAGGGGAATCCCCAGCATCTCCAGGATGTCGTCCCGGGTCAGCTGTCGGGCTTCCTCTACCGTCGCCCCTTTAATCCGCTCGGTCAGCATGGAGGCGGATGCCTGGCTGATCGCGCAGCCCTTCCCCGAGAACCGCACATCCACGATGCGCCCATCCTGCACTTTCAGGTCGATCCGAATCCGATCCCCGCACAGGGGGTTATCGTCTTCGTAAGAGATATCCGCATCCGGCAACACGCCGTAATTGCGGGGATTCTCATAATGGTCCAGGATGATCTCCCGATAGAGGTCTTCCATCGCCTCGGTCCTCGCCAAGGAGTTCCTTGGATGCCTTTCGCTCCTCTCATCATACCACGATCCCCATCGGGATTCACCTTCCCGACGGATCGCTCGGGGAGCCGCGCCGATGATCCGATCCCATCACCGACAGGCGCCGGGATCGTTCTCCGCGCGAGAGGCTTCGCCGGAGCGGGGAGCGAGGCGCACGGTCTCGCCCGACCCATCCATGCGAACGATCCGCTCCAGAACGACGATCGGATCCTCCCCGGGGATCCCCCGGGGGGCGTCCTCGCTGGGGGTGAGGAGCACATGCACGGCCAGGCCGAAGGGGCCCAGAGCGTCCCGGGCCGCATGGGCCAGGGCCAGTAACCCGGCTTTCCCGGCCCCATAGGCGGCGTGCAGGATCCCCCCCTCCAGAAGCCGCGCAGGAACCAGGAAGACGAACGCTCCACTCCCCCGTTCGATCATCGCCGGGGCAGCCGCCTGCAGCAGGTTGAAGGCTCCCTTGAGGATCACAGCCAAGGTGCGATCCCACTCGTATTCCCCCATCTCCAGCAGCCCGCGATGGGGATGAACTTCCGCGTGGTGGACGATCAGATCCAGCCGGCCCCAGCGGGCCAGGATCTCCTGAACCATGGCCCCTACAGCGACCCGGTTGGCCACATCGGCGTGGAAAGGCTCCGCCGACCCGCCCTCCCCGCGGATCCGTTCGGCGGTCCGCTCCGCCGCCGCCGGATGGATGTCATTGGCCACGACATGGAAACCCCGGGCCGCCAGCATCCGGGAGAGCCACTCCCCCCATCCCCGTCCGGCTCCCGTGACCAGCGCCACCGGCCGCGCATGGCTTCCCATCTGTCCCCCTGCCCCCTCCCGATTCACGAGTGGAACCGGAAATGCAGGACGTCCCCGTCCTGCACCTCATAATCCCGTCCCTCGATGCGCCAGAGGCCCCGCTCCCGCGCCGCTTGCGGAGAGCCAGCCTCGACCAGCAGATGCCACGGGATCACTTCCGCTCGAATGAAGCCCCGCTCCATGTCCGAATGCACCCGCCCCGCCGCCTGTGGGGCCCGCGTTCCCCGAGGGATCGACCAGGCCCGAACCTCATGGCCGCCCGTGATGGTGAAGAAGGTGATGAGGCCCAGATGGGCATAGGCCGCCTGGATCAGGCGATCCAGGGCGGAGCCGGAGAGGCCCAGGCTCTCCCGATAGGCCCGGGCTTCCTCCTCGGGCCACTCGTTCAGGGCGGCCTCCAGCTCCGCGCAGACGACGAGGAAGGGGCTTCCCTCCGCCGCGGCCCGGCGGGCCAGC is from Thermoflexus sp. and encodes:
- the sufU gene encoding Fe-S cluster assembly sulfur transfer protein SufU: MEDLYREIILDHYENPRNYGVLPDADISYEDDNPLCGDRIRIDLKVQDGRIVDVRFSGKGCAISQASASMLTERIKGATVEEARQLTRDDILEMLGIPLGPARIKCALLSLKVLKAGLYGLPKIDWEELS
- a CDS encoding SDR family NAD(P)-dependent oxidoreductase, whose product is MGSHARPVALVTGAGRGWGEWLSRMLAARGFHVVANDIHPAAAERTAERIRGEGGSAEPFHADVANRVAVGAMVQEILARWGRLDLIVHHAEVHPHRGLLEMGEYEWDRTLAVILKGAFNLLQAAAPAMIERGSGAFVFLVPARLLEGGILHAAYGAGKAGLLALAHAARDALGPFGLAVHVLLTPSEDAPRGIPGEDPIVVLERIVRMDGSGETVRLAPRSGEASRAENDPGACR
- a CDS encoding nucleotidyltransferase domain-containing protein, encoding MRGEGDAEARRAAAWKAAMACIELLRARFGVQRAVLFGSLAGQSPWHERSDIDIAVEGLAPERYVEALRACWDLLPEGIALHRVSLENVPPHWRSRILEENRMPEDPLDALSQEIELELANLERLIRSLEIFWSRLSGEPDEFAMRSIGSLLHDFYSGVERIFERIAVRVDKDLPVGPHWPTYLLQRMMNPWGTIRPAVMDQGLAARLADYLRFRHLFRHTYGFELEWRS